CGGCCGGCCGTCCCGAGGCCAGCGCGAGGCCGACGGCGAAGAAGCCGGCGGACCGCTCGTCGAGCACCACGTGGAGCCGCAGGCGCCCGTCGCCGGCCAGGGCCACCGCCAGCGGCGTCGACCGGGAACCGGGGGCGACGACGGCCTCGGTGACGCCGCCCCGCGCCCACTCGTCCACCAGGGTGGCGGCGAAGGCGTCCTGTAGCGTCATCGCCGGTGGCCCACCGGCTCGTCCTCGTCCACGGCTTCACCCAGACCGGCCGGTCGTGGGGCCCGCTGGTCCCCCTGTTCGGCGACCACTTCGACGTGGTCACACCCGACCTCCCGGGCCACGGCTCCCGGGCGGACGTCCACGCCGGCATGGACGAGGCCGTGCGCCTCCTCGCCGACGAGGGCGGCCGGGCCGCCTACGTCGGTTACTCCATGGGCGGCCGCGTCGCCCTGAACCTGGCCATGACCCGGCCCGAGCTGGTCGAGCGGCTGGTGCTGGTCAGCACGTCGGCCGGCATCGAGGACGACGACGACCGGGCGGCCCGCCGCCAGGCCGACGAGGAGCTGGCCGCCGCCATCGAGGAGCAGGGCATCGACGCCTTCCTCGGCGAGTGGCTGGCCCAGCCCCTCTTCGCCGACCTCACGCCGGAGACGGGCGGCCTGGAGGCCCGCCGCGAGAACACCGCGTCGGGGCTGGCCGCCGCCCTCCGCCTCCTGGGCCAGGGCTCGATGGAGCCCCTGTGGCGGCGCCTGCTGGACATCCGCATGCCCGTGCTGATCGTGGCCGGCGAGCGCGACGAGGCGTACTGCCTCCAGGCCGTCCACCTCGGGGGGTGGATGGGCGAGATGGCGACGCTGGCCATGGTCCCCGGCGCCGGCCATGCGTGCCACCTCCAGCAGCCCCGGGAGTTCGTGGACCTCGTCGTCTCGTTCCTGGAGGACGACTCCCCGGGCGACCACGTCGGGCACGAGCACTGACCTTGTCTACCCGAGGAGGCGCCCCGCCCCGCTGATCGGGCGTTGCGCGCCGATGCTTCTCGTGCTATTCCATGCCCATGCTGTTCGT
This window of the Acidimicrobiales bacterium genome carries:
- a CDS encoding alpha/beta fold hydrolase, with product MAHRLVLVHGFTQTGRSWGPLVPLFGDHFDVVTPDLPGHGSRADVHAGMDEAVRLLADEGGRAAYVGYSMGGRVALNLAMTRPELVERLVLVSTSAGIEDDDDRAARRQADEELAAAIEEQGIDAFLGEWLAQPLFADLTPETGGLEARRENTASGLAAALRLLGQGSMEPLWRRLLDIRMPVLIVAGERDEAYCLQAVHLGGWMGEMATLAMVPGAGHACHLQQPREFVDLVVSFLEDDSPGDHVGHEH